ATGCTGGTCATCTCTTTTTGCCCTCGAGGTCTTTATCAGGCGTAGCTCTTCTTTGGTATAAAATGGTTCTGTGGGGAGAAAGCGTGGAGGCAGCAGAGGCAAAATTTTAATCGGGAGAACAGGTCTTTCCGCTGTGGCCTTGGCCGTGGCATCAGCAACGGCGTTTCCTTTTGCTTGGGGCGAGTCTGCCTTTTGGTGGCTCTTGCGATGTATAATGGCCACCTTTTTAGGAAGCCATAAGGCTTCCAGTAGGGCCaggatttctgtatttttaatttccttccctcCTGAAGTGAACGGTCCTCTTTCCTTATATAGAGCTCCAGGAACATGGGTGGCGGCAAAGGCATACCTCCTATCAGTGAAAACGTTCACCGTTTTTCCCTTTGCCCATCCGAGGGCCTGGGCTCGAGCCATCAGCTCTGCTCTTTGGGCAGAAGCATCAAGGGCTTGGGCCCCGATAACCTGGTCCTGAGTCACTACAGCTGCACCTGCGTGTCTGAGTCCATCTTTGACAAAACGGCTGCCATCAGAGAACAGCTCGAAGTCCACCTTTGGCAGAGGTTGCTCTCTTAAGTCCCCCCTCAGTCCCGTCAGAGTACTCCCGGTTTCCAAGCAATCGTGGCGTGGGGCCTCTGAGTCGCCATCCGGCAGCAACGTGGCTGGATTTAAAGCCTCCGTCTTCAGGAAAGTGATGCGTGGAGGGTCTAGTGGCGATACCTGATCCTGGAGGATTCGTGCGTTGATCCATCGGTCTGGTGGGGAGCGCAGCAGGGATGCTACTGCGTGAGGTCCTGTGATCTGAAGGTCTTGCCCAAGCGTTAGTTTGGAAGCTTCTTCAACCAGCATGGCAGTGGCGGTAAACCGCTCTGAGGCAACCGGGCCACCCGGTGGCAACAGAGTCCAGCCGCTTGGACAAGAAGGCGACAGGTCGTTTCCAGGGGCCCAGAGCTTGAGTAAGGACCCCGGATCTCATGCACAAATAGTTGGAAGGGTTTGGTAATAGCAGGTGAAGCTAGGGCTGGGGCTTGGGT
The sequence above is a segment of the Prionailurus bengalensis isolate Pbe53 chromosome B2, Fcat_Pben_1.1_paternal_pri, whole genome shotgun sequence genome. Coding sequences within it:
- the LOC122490270 gene encoding uncharacterized protein LOC122490270, which produces MLVEEASKLTLGQDLQITGPHAVASLLRSPPDRWINARILQDQVSPLDPPRITFLKTEALNPATLLPDGDSEAPRHDCLETGSTLTGLRGDLREQPLPKVDFELFSDGSRFVKDGLRHAGAAVVTQDQVIGAQALDASAQRAELMARAQALGWAKGKTVNVFTDRRYAFAATHVPGALYKERGPFTSGGKEIKNTEILALLEALWLPKKVAIIHRKSHQKADSPQAKGNAVADATAKATAERPVLPIKILPLLPPRFLPTEPFYTKEELRLIKTSRAKRDDQHWYHLEDGRIFIPEAIGRTSLRQVHSPTHLGATKLSELAQRDYVIPNLIEIVKSLVDRCKACAQTHPSPKFNFSGRRLRGQMPGEIMGI